In the Pongo abelii isolate AG06213 chromosome 2, NHGRI_mPonAbe1-v2.0_pri, whole genome shotgun sequence genome, GGGTTTAGGGGTCCTGGGTCCTGGGGCCTGGGCACTGAGGGCTACTGGGGGGTGGGGACCAGAGGGAGCTAACCCACGGCCTGGGTCCCCCTGCAGTCTAGCTTTGGGGTCTGGCTGTTTGGGAGGTAGACCAGGGACTAAGCAGGGGTCCAGGCTCTGGAGTCGCACAGGTTTGAGTTTGAGCTCTGTGTCTTACCTTACTAGCTGCGTGACCTTAGGCAGAGGCaagcctttctgggcctcagtttcctctctgtAAAGAAGTCTGTAGTAACAAACTCTGAGATGTGGAAATCTATGAGATATCTGTCAAGTGCTCAGCATAACATCTGTAAACAGTAGGTGCTCTTGAAGCACTTAGAGAAAACACCTGGGCAGCCAAGGAGCCTTGCTGAGTCTAGGGGCGCAGAATAGAGGACTCTGAGAACCCTGGAGTGGGCATGAAGGGGCTGGGGGCTAAGAGGCGAGAGCAATGGTGGAGGCAAGGGAAGCACCCAGGCCAAATGTGGTGGGGCAGTCCAGAGCCGCCTGACTCGGAGTCCTCTGGGCACCAACCTCTGATTTCCTCATGTGCCTCCAGAGTTCCCAGAAGTGAGGGTCACTCCTGAGGGGATGACGGCGTGGACGAGGAACAGCTGAGGGCGACAGAGGATCTAGGCTAACAGGAGAGACTCCAGGAGTGGGGGCAGATCCCAAGGCAGCCTCCTGCTCCCCAGTGGTGGGTGCCCCAGCTCTACCTGATGTGGCAGGGCTGAAGCTCCATGCGCATCTGTGAGCATGCGTGTGACAGGTGCAGAGAGGGGGGACTGGAGGGAgacttttatatgttttgtaCCTTTGTAACCAGAGAGATGCTTATGttatttttcagcttttctgtctcctggggagtttgaggctgggctgggagggggagggagataGAGGGAGAGATGCAGTTTGACCCCATTTGGGTCCCGAGCAAACCCTATGctcatctctctctccttcctggggTGGACTCAGATGAGTGGGACACATGCCTTCCTCCCCCTATTCCACTCCCAAGTTGATCTGAGTATCATCAGGGGCCCAAAGTACAgaattgttctttgctttttcttgaatGCTCCAAAGGCCAAACTTCTGGGGCTGGGGGTTGGTCTTGGAAACAGGGGTCTTCTGACTTCCCCATGGGGGCTTGCTCATACAGCCCCTCCCGGtggatgtgtgtgtttattatgTGGAGTCCCTGCCACTTACTGCCTTATGACCTAGGACTGATGCTGTGGGGTGCTGGTGGAGCAGCTGATGTCGTGTTTACAGAGCAAGGCTTCCCTGTCTCCCATTGGGAGGGGCTTGGGCCTCTAGTCAGACATTCCTGCAGAGGGTCGGTGGAGGGGTCATtcacctgcccctgcagcaagCAAAAGTTGTCTGTGGTGCCATTTGATTCCCTGACACTGCCCCCTGCTTGAATTGATTCTGAAGGGTAGGGTGGGAAGGTGAGCAAAGGGAGCAGAAACAAGGGAATTCAAGACCCAGAATGTAGGTGCCACTGCCTCCTATGTTTACAGGATCCTCCGTGGCCCTAGGCACCTGGGCTGCAGGAAGtgactccgttccactcctcctTTATTCccttaaaaagggaaaaatgactGTTATGACCCTGTTCACAAAACTCTTACTTTTGCTATTTTGTCTGCTGTCCAGAACTGAAGACTTTAAAATTTTGTGACTGTTTACAAGTCCagattcaaaaaatgtttttactttgttTACAACTCAAAACTTTGAGTTTTATACTTTGTTTAcagtagataattttttttccctttgtttacAAGTGAAAGGTAGGGAAAGTGGGAGAGGGACTTGGCGGACCCACCTGTGAGGACCCTGACCTGGCCATCTTGAGGGCTTTTCTAACCACCAGCTCTCCCAGGCCGAAGGTCAGCCTTGAGTCCCCTGTCTAACAGCAGACCCAGAAGACCTTGAGAGTAGGCGTCCTCTAACCACTGGGGAGAGTGGCTGTGCAGGGTTGGGGGGTGGTCTGTGCAGACACCTCCTCACCCACCACCCCATGCATACTCTTGGGAAGCAGTTTCCTGGGAGATTAGAAATTCTACTTCCCTGATTGGAGCTAAATCCCACCAGCCAGGACCCAAACTCTCCTTACCCAGAAGGACCCCAGCTCTTGAAGGGCTGAGTGGCCTgctggggggtgggagggtgtCTTTGCTATGTCCTAGGTTTCGTAGATGCCCCTCTCTGGGGttcccctcctccagcccagcGGCCCTCTTTCCTGTCTGTGTAAATTGTTCCGTGAAGCCGCGCTCTGTTTTGGGAATAAACTTCTATAGAAAACAGTTGTTGCCTTTTcctgttgggggctggggaggtAGGATGGAAGCTGTGAATGATTCAAGCCAGACTGACCTTTGGGAGGAATCTGAGCCCCTCCCAAGAATATCCAGCTACTTTTAGCCCATTTCATGGCAGATCTCTTTCACCTTGAAATCTGGCCCCTCATTTTGTGATTGGGGCCTGATGTTGGAGCACAGGTGCTGAGAATAAGGCGCTAAGGGAAGCCTCCCCGCTGGTCAAGGCAACGGCAACAGGACTTCCTAATTCTTCAGGGTCTGCAGCCCTGACCCGGCATTTTTTGTCCTCACCTGGGGTGAAACTGCTCTTGCAGTTCCTGCCTTGCCCACCCAACAGCACTGACGCCCACCCAACAACACTGACCCCCACCATTCTCCTCGGCGGCCCGCGCAGTAACCTTCTGGGAGCTATGTCCGGTCTGTGCTTAGTGCAGCAGAGGGGATCCTCCAACCATTTCTGGCCTGGGTGGCCAGAGTTAAAAGGGGCTCTGGGTCTCAAAGACATGCGTAGTCTCAGAAAGCCTGCGGGTGGCGCTCTCAGCTGAAGGCATGAGAGGCCCCACAGACCTGGATACCCTACGAGTTAAGGCTGGGGTCACCGGCCAGTGGAGTTTCCCTTTCCCACTCCGTGAGTACCTTCCGCCGAGCCAGGACCTGGGATCAGTTTCAACCTACTCAGGGCCCGGGGGCGCGACTGCGGCCAGCCTGGCGCGGGTGCTTAGTTCCAGTTCTGCAGTCCCATCCAGCTCCGGGAAGACGGCCGGGCGAGCAGCGAGAGGCCTCATAGGCCAGGTCGCCGGGGAGGAAGCGGTTAAATCCTCCTTCTCCAGTCTCACCCCGCCCGGCGCGCGCCACTTAGGCCCCGCCCCAGCGCGCTGATTGGCCCAAGCCTCCCCGTCCTGCCCCGGGATTAGCCCCCGGGAGCGCGCAGCTGGCCTCACGCGGTCCCGGCGCCGCCTTCCGGAGCGTAGAGGCCTCTAGCCCGAGCAGCAGGAGCAGCCCGCACCGGACAACTTGCGAGCCATGGGGCTGGCGGATGCGTCGGGGTGAGTTCAGCGCACAGCCTCGGTGGCCCCGCGCAAGCGCCTCGCTGGAGCAGGCATTCTCCACTTGCGACGCCTCGGTTTACCTCTGCCGATTTTCTGCAGGCGGCTGCCCCTCTGCAGCAAGGGGTGGGGGCGGGAGCCGGCGCGACCCCAGTCCCTTGGGCTGTGCGGAAAGCCGCTGCTGTGACGCCCGAGGGCCATCCCAGGCCACAGGGAGGCAGCTCCGTGCGGAGGAGCCCGGCCAGGAGACGTGCCGGCGGGGGTGCGTGGGGGCCGGGAGTCCCTGGCGGCGGCCCGTGGACTAGCTGCTTTCAGCTGGGTCCCGAGTCCACCCGGCTCCACTGACCGCGGAGTGAGCGCTCCGGCCTTTCTGGCCCCAGTTGCCCTCCTACAGGGAGGGGCCAATGATCAAGGCTCCGCCCTCCAAACGCGGGCCCCACGTTGTCGGGGGAGGGAGCCCTTTAAGAAGACCTGAGTGACTCACGTAGGAAAGGAGAGGGGGCTCTAAGATCTCCTTGAGATAGCGGTCCCAAGAGTCTCTGAGGATCTTCCTTGCACCCACTCCACACTCCTCCAACAGTACAGCCAGGTTAGAGGCCCTTCTCAGGTGAGTTCCTGTCCCTCAAATGGGATCCTCTCCCCAGGTCAGGGCTTTTCCTAGATCAGAACTTTCCTAACTGGTGAAAGCTTCCCCAACAGGCTAGAGTTTTCCCCCGGGTAAGATCCCTCTGTGAGTTCTATTCCCAGGTGacagcttttccccattccacGTGGGAGCCTCCCCCGAGGTCAGAGCTTCCCCTATGGGAGAGTACCCCCCAGGTGAGAACCCTCTCCCTCTAGGTCTTCTCTTCCCATGTAAGATCTTTCTCTGACTTCAAGTAGGTACCTCTGGGCAGAGGGAAGATTCCCCCTATGTCAGAACTTGCCTGGCTGGTAAAGATTCCCTGGTAGGTCAGAGATTCCTCTAGGTGAGATTCCCCTTGAAAGCTTCTATTCCCAGGTGAGCTCTTTCCCCCACTTCAAGTGGGTACTTCCCTTTCCAGGCGGGAGCCTCTCCCTCTAGGTGAGAGATTGCCACTCCAAGAGCAAGCTCCTTCTCAGGTGAGAGCCAATCCTTGGCTTCCCCATACCAGGCCTGAGCCATCTACAACCTGAACCCTGGGGCTGGAGGCCCAGGGGCAAGCTTGGCCCCAACACTTTCCTTCCCTTAGAGGGGAGGGTCTCATCTGAGGCCTGAGGCTTGGGAAAGGAGTTGCTTGAGGACCTGGACCGCTGGTTTGCTGGACCCCTTCCCTGAGTGTGCTCTCAGCCAGCAGTGGGCTCCCGGGGCAGCTGGAGGAGGACCTGGGGACTGGACAGGGATTGGCTAGGGGAGAGGGATTGGGTGGGGGAGGGAGCAGCCTGGGACCTGGACTGGTAGAACACTCAGCACGGGCAGCCACATCTTGGCTGGAGGTATAGATAGTGCTCATCCTGCGGTCCCTACTTGGGGGACTTTGTCCTAGAAAGAGGCTTTCTCACCAGCCAAAGTTCAGGTACTGCCCCTGTCTGAGTTTGGGCATGTGGCCCACAGATGCCAGCTGGGGGCTGGAATACTGTACCTTGATCTTAGGGCCCAGAAAAATCAGGTAGGTAACTCTCTGGTCCTAGGTGGAGGTGTAGGGGAGGTTGGGCCAGGGATGCCCTCACTGTATCTCTTTGGTCTTGCCACCCCAGACCGAGGGACACGCAGGCACTGCTGTCTGCAACACAAGCAATGGAGCTGCGGAGGCGAGACTACCACATGGAACGGCCGCTGCTGAACCAGGAGCATTTGGAGGAGCTGGGGCGCTGGGGCTCAGCACCTAGGACCCGCCAGTGGCAGACCTGGTTGCAGTAAGGCCAAGATTGGGGCCTGGGGGCGCTGGCAGGGCCCAGGTAGCCCCTGTTCCTGACACCTACCCCTCATATCATGTCCCCAGGTGCTCCCGTGCTCGGGCCCGTGCCCTTCTACTCCAACACCTCCCGGTTTTGGTCTGGTTACCCCGGTATCCTGTGCGTGACTGGCTCGTGGGTGACCTGTTATCCGGCCTGAGTGTGGCCATCATGCAGCTTCCACAGGGTGAGCCACCTTCAGTGCGTCGGCCTGGAAACCCTGTGGTCTGTGATGCCCAAAACTGGGGCCATGACCTCTACCTTGGAACTATGGCACCTGACCCAGGGCTGGGATTCCCTTATCGTTTCAAGATCTGCTCTCCAGGCCCGCACTGCTACCATTCTACCCCTAGGCTTGGCCTACGCCCTCCTGGCTGGATTGCCCCCTGTGTTTGGCCTCTATAGCTCCTTCTACCCCGTCTTCATCTACTTCCTGTTTGGCACTTCCCGGCACATCTCTGTGGGTAAGTGGAGGCAGGCCTAGCCTTCCAGGAGGATGCCCACATCCATCATGGAGGGCAGGGTGAGGCGGCACTGAGCAGGGCAGGAGCGGCTGGGGAAGAGGGCAGCATTGGTGCTGCATCCCTGAGCTAGCCCACGCGTCATCCCCAGGCAGGACTAGACCCCTGACTGTAGGACCACAGAGGCAGGGGACCTCAAAGCCCTGGCTCCAGGAAGATGTGAGTAGGTGAGGCAGCCCAAGGGGCCTGGAACTTGGCAGAGGCCTGAGCAGCCTGAGGCAAGCCCTGACCCCTTCCCTACTCCACAGAGAGCCTCTGTGTCCCTGGACCAGTAGACACAGGTGGGACAGGGTAGATGAGGCAGGGCCAGCATTTCTAGCCACGCTTAAGGGCCCGTGAGCTCAGGGTTCACTCCTGGCCTGGCCAAACCGGAACCGCCAGCACTGTCCCTGTTCATGCAGCCATAATCTGAGTACATTTGTCCAGAACTGGAAATCTCCTGGCCTCTCTCTTAAGACCAGGGCTCCAGGGCAAGGCAGTGTCCTCTCCCCTTCAGACCTGCCCCGTGCCGTCCTTACAGGGACCTTTGCTGTCATGTCTGTGATGGTGGGCAGTGTGACAGAATCCCTGGCCCCGCAGGCCTTGAACGACTCCATGATCAATGAGACAGCCAGAGACGCTGCCCGGGTACAGGTGGCCTCCACGCTCAGTGTCCTGGTTGGCCTCTTCCAGGTGTGGAACAGTCAGGAATATGTGCCCCCCACCACTTCTGCTCCCGCCACTGCCCCGTCTGTACTCCCCTGAGTGTCTGACCATCGTCGTCCTCCTCTCGCCATCCACTCATCCCCCTCCCATCCCACTTGCCCTGCGCTCCTCATCAGCAACCCCAGGACCCCTGCCTCTCCTGACTGCCCCTGGCCGCCCCACAGGTGGGGCTGGGCCTGATCCACTTCGGCTTCGTGGTCACCTACCTGTCAGAGCCTCTTGTCCGAGGCTATACCACAGCTGCAGCTGTGCAGGTCTTCGTCTCACAGCTCAAGTATGTGTTTGGCCTCCATCTGAGCAGCCACTCTGGGCCACTGTCCCTCATCTATGTgagtgagggtgggaggagggaggggtagGTGTGCCCCATGGCCTTGAGTGCTGGCTGTGACCCGGCCTCTCCTCAGACAGTGCTGGAGGTCTGCCGGAAGCTGCCCCAGAGCAAGGTTGGCACCGTGGTCACTGCAGCTGTGGCTGGGGTGGTGCTCGTGGTGGTGAAGCTGTTGAATGACAAGCTGCAGCAGCAGCTGCCCATACCGATACCCGGGGAGCTGCTCACGGTTCGAGGGCCAGGGAGTGGCGGGCAGGGGAGAAGGGCAGGTCAGGCTGGGTCCCTGCCACGTGGGCAGCCTTCTGTATTTGAGGGCCAGCTGGAGGGGGGCTGGGAGGGTTCTTGGGTATTGTGGGGGGCACAGCAGAAAGCCCCTATGTTGGTTTCTTCCTGCCCCTGACAGCATCTCCCCATAGCCGAAATGGTGTTGCCTGCCTCTCACCCTACGTGACTTTTTCCCACCCCTGAAGAAGGTTTTGCCCAGTGTCTCCCTCCTCACCCCACAGTGGTTTATGTGTCCCCCTGACCAGGATGCCAGCATCTGCCTCCCTGACTCTGTCCTCTCCCACAGCTCATCGGGGCCACAGGCATCTCCTATGGCATGGGTCTGAAGCACAGATTTGAGGTAGATGTCGTGGGCAACATCCCTGCAGGGTGAGCTCTGGCCTCCATCAGGTCAGGGAGGGTTGGGCAGCCAGGCCAGGACCTTGCTTTGGCCTCACGGATACCTCTCACAGGCTGGTGCCCCCAGTGGCCCCCAACACTCAGCTGTTCTCAAAGCTCGTGGGCAGCGCCTTCACCATCGCTGTGGTTGGGTTCGCCATTGCCATCTCGCTGGGGAAGATCTTCGCCCTGAGGCACGGCTACCGGGTGGACAGCAACCAGGTCTGGGTGATGCGGGATGTGTAGGAGGCATCCAAGTGTATGGAGGCGCCAGCAACGGGTGGGGGAGGAACAGGTGGGACACGGGGAGATAGCAGATGTGCTGAGGCCACGTGGGGGACTGAGGGTAGGAGAGCAGGACGTGTGGGACAGCATCCAGTCTCTGGGGGCCACTTGGTGGGGATGGAGATTGGAGATGCACAGGTCTAGATACAGTGGAACAGTGACCAGCCACTTCTAGGAAGTCTCCTTACACCCACACTGTCCCCCGTCAGGAGCTGGTGGCCCTGGGCCTCAGTAACCTCATCGGAGGCATCTTCCAGTGCTTCCCCGTGAGTTGCTCTATGTCTCGGAGCCTGGTACAGGAGAGCACCGGGGGCAACTCGCAGGTGGGCTTTGGGTGTGGGCATGGGTGTGGGCATGCACACTGCTTTGCCTGGGGAAGGGGGTCTCGCCCCTGCTCACCCCCTCCCCGAACAGGTTGCTGGAGCCATCTCTTCCCTTTTCATCCTCCTCATCATTGTCAAACTTGGGGAACTCTTCCATGACCTGCCCAAGGTGAGCCCCCACCCAGCCAGGCTTCAGGTCTTGGCCAGGCCAGGGCTCAAATCAGCCAGTCTAGGTTCAGGCGAGGGGTAGGGACACAAGGTTAGGTTCTTTTTTTCAAGGCTGAGAtcttcaaggtgagatttggagaCAAGGGTCAGGGGCTGGGTGGGGGTTTGTGTCTGGGGCTCTGCCTGAGTGCTTGGGCTTAGTCTGGCCTTGCCTTAATGGGGAGGGTTGTCAGCATCGGGTGCCGTCAACGGCCCCTGGTGGCACTGTCCCCACCTCAGGCGGTCCTGGCAGCCATCATCATTGTGAACCTGAAGGGCATGCTGCGGCAGCTCAGCGACGTGCGTTCCCTCTGGAAGGCCAATCGGGCGGATCTGGTGAGTGCCCTGGGAGACCGGGGCAGGGACTGGGCAGCCCCATGGCTCCTCGCCACCCTCCAACCGCTGCCCTCTGTTTTCAGCTTATCTGGCTGGTGACCTTCACGGCCACCATCCTGCTGAACCTGGACCTTGGCTTGGTGGTTGCGGTCATCTTCTCCCTGCTGCTCGTGGTGGTCCGGACACAGATGTGAGTCCACCATGTTGGTCCCCTCATTCCAGCTAGTGAGGGAGTGCCACAGGGCTCCCTGCAGCTTTCCCCACATCTCTGGGGACTTCAGGCTCCTTCGGACCCCTCTGTTATCCCCTTTTGCTGCCCCCTCTTcatgcattctctctctcctccacagGCCCCACTACTCTGTCCTGGGGCAGGTCCCAGACACGGATATTTACAGAGATGTGGCAGAGTACTCAGAGGTGAGTGTCGGGCTGAGCGAGATGGCGTGGATGGGGAGACGGAGGAAGAATGAGCCTTTGTGGATTCGTTCCACACTTGGCCAGGGCACTGGGGGCTGAGGATACTTTGGCTTTGGTCTTTGGGATTTCAAGGGAGGAGTTTAGGTCTACGACCCCCTCTAGAGGTAtgaagggacagagggagagtGGACAGAgatgggtctggggctggggaggcGTCTGTCGTGGAGTCAACAGCATAAGCTCCACCTGCAGAGCAGCCGTGGGTCAGAGAGCCGGAGTGGCAGCTCCCTGGGGCACCAGGATGGAAGGGAGGCATTTCCTGATCTGATCAGTGGGGTTACTAAGTCCTCAGTCATCCATTTATCTCCTGAGAGGTCTTGGGCCAAGTGCTAGGAACATAGGTGGGGGGCTCTGGAATAAAACAAGGCTGTTCCCTGCAGCATGGGCGCAGTGCAATTAGGCAGTGCGGGGAGGAACTAAGGGGTCTGAGACATGGGAGAGGATGAGGGAGCAGCCCAGCCCTTACCATGCATGCCTGGAGCCCAGCAAAGACCCGGGCTGTCACCTGAATGGGGTGGGAGCGGGGAAGGTCTGATTGGTATGACAGCCTAGGAGGACCTCTGTCTGGGTGCAGAAAACAGATCACAAGGCAGGGATTGGAAACCCAAGAGAAAGGTTAAGAGCCTGTGAAGCCTGCCTGGGTGGTGGcaggagaggtggggagggagaggcacTGTTGGGGGATGCAGATGACACCGCCAGGCTTGTGGCCTAAGCCCCTGGGAGGGCCTGGACTGCAGCCTGGGGAGCAGAGGgctgggtggtggcaggcactgggCACACTAGGGAAGGAAAGGCAGGAGAACAGGATGCAGCCAGGAGAGAGGAGATTCATCCACCACCAGTTCTGCCTCATCCGCAGGCCAAGGAAGTCCCAGGGGTGAAGGTCTTCCGCTCCTCGGCCACCGTGTACTTTGCCAACGCTGAGTTCTACAGTGATGCGCTGAAGCAGAGGGTGAGACAGAGTCCCCAGGATGGGTGTCAGGCCCCAGCTCCCAGAGAGCTCACCAACCCTTCTCTGATGTTTGCCTCCAGTGCGGGGTAGATGTCGACTTCCTTATCTCCCAGAAGAAGAAACTGCTCAAGAAGCGGGAGCAGCTGAAGCTGAAGCAACTGCAGAAAGAGGAGAAGCTTCAGAAACAGGCAGGGCCCCTTTTGTCTGGTGACCCCTGTCTCCTGCCCCCTTCTCCCTGCCCCAGCCTTTCTCCTGGCCCCCGACTCCTCCCTCGTCCTCACTCCTCAtcccttcccctttctccctcATGCTCCCAGGGACCCTGCCTCACTCCCCTAGCAGGTCTGGGCTCTAGGCAGCATTTTCTCTCCCATCATCTGAACCAGTGACAGTGAGAACCGTCACAGTCCTCTTCCCTTTCACGGCTGTTCCAGGAGCTTCAGCCTGGCTGCTGCAGGTCCCATAGCTTCTGGTTCTGGCCCACCTACCTGCCCAGCACCAGGGGGCATCACCAGGCCTATGTGACATGGCTGTCATGGCAGCCGGGATAGCTGTTTCCCATTCCCTGTCTTCCCTGGTGTAGGCTGCCTCCTCCAAGGGCGCCTCAGTTTCCATTAATGTCAACACCAGCCTTGAAGACATGAGGAGCAACAACGTTGAGGACTGCAAGACGATGGTGAGACTGGAGGTGGGAAAGGAGGTGACAGCTGTGAGCTGCAGAGATGCAGGATCCACACGTCTCATGAGGAATGCCATGGACCCAGCAGCTGTGGGCTCGAGGGTGTTGCGCTGATGGCAGGAGGAGTGGAGGCTGGATCAGATATTCTTCAGAGAGAGTCGTGATATGCCACAGAATCTAGGCTTAGATTCTCAGGCCTAGATGAAGACCTTGAATTTGTAGATGCCACAAGACTCCCCCCAGAGTCTGCTCATGGATAGAGGAAAGGGATTGGGTATATGAGAGAAAATCAAGGGGTCAaaggcaggcgtggtggtatgcgcctgtagtcccagctcttcgggaggctaaggcgggaaaatcatttgagcccaggagctcgggGCTGCAGTGCGCTCTAATGGTGCCTGTGAATaaccactgcattcagcctgggcaatgaagtgagaccctgtctctaaaaaaaaaaatttagggatCAAAGAGGATGCCAAACTTAATTAGAGACTCAGACAGGGCAGGGTGCCGAGGTGTCTGCGTGTGTTTCATGTGGATGCCTGTGTCTATTCTGGCCTGCTCCTGGGCCCCCTCCCCACTCAGCCCTGGCTGATGAGAATGGGACAGGGTCTCCCAGCACCGTCCCTTCTCGTGTCCCTGTGCAGCCTCGGCCCAGGAGGTAGCAGAGCAGTAGGTGTGCCCTCCTGCGTGTCCCCACACATCTGTCATTCCTGTCTTTGCACACCTATGTGACTCCCCCATGTTTGTGTCCTTAAGTGTCCCGTGCATGCTCCGCATCTGACCTTGCGTGTTCCCGCACGTCTGTGTGTGGCCAGTCCTGCCTTCACCCTCTCATGGGTGGCCCTGGCAGCATGTCTGGCTCCCCAGCAGGTGAGCCCAGGAGATAAGATGGAAGATGCAACAGCCAATGGTCAAGAAGACTCCAAGGCCCCAGATGGGTCCACACTGAAGGCCCTGGGCCTGCCTCAGCCAGACTTCCACAGCCTCATCCTGGACCTGGGTGCCCTCTCCTTTGTGGACACTGTGTGCCTCAAGAGCCTGAAGAATGTAAGGACGGGGGCAGGCCAAGGCCCCTCGAGCTTCCACACCGACCTTGTAATTTGCCCTGAGAGCACTCCCAGCCTCTGACTCCCCAAACCCTCAAAGTTCCCCTTCTAAACTCCCTCCCCAAGCCTGCCGGAGCCCCGCTCTAAGTCCCTGAGCCTCCCTCTGAGGCTGGCCCCCTTTTCCGCTACAGATTTTCCATGACTTCCGGGAGATCGAGGTGGAGGTGTACATGGCGGCCTGCCAAAGTGAGTAGGGTGGGAACAGCAGGAGGGACCTGGGAAGAGGGTAGGATACTTTTGGCCAAGGGATTTTCCAAGTAGCACAAGGAAAGAGTCTTTCTCTGGAACTGGAGGTCAGAGGTGTCCTGGGAGACAGGAGTCCAGGGTTATAAGTGATGTGGATTCAGCTGTAGCCTCAGGGGTGGAGGTCAGGGGTAATGAGTTCAGGGCATTCTGTTGGCTCCCAGGAGTTGAGTTCCTGGAGGTTCTGAGAGTCAGGGGAGGCCTACTTCTTGCCCACAGGCCCTGTGGTCAGCCAGCTTGAGGCTGGGCACTTCTTCGATGCATCCATCACCAAGAAGCATCTCTTTGCCTCTGTCCATGATGCTGTCACCTTTGCCCTCCAACACCCGAGGCCTGTCCCCGACAGCCCTGTTTCGGTGAGCTGACCTCTGACCTGCCGAGCTCTTTTTTGTTAATCTATTGCTTGTCCCCACCCTGGCCCCAGCTCCAGGGAGTCTTTCCTGGTGGCCATGGCTCTGTCCCCAGTGGGCCCAGTGCTTTCTCCGCTGTCTTTGGATAAAGCTGTTCCTAGGGGCGGGGGTTGGTCTGTGTCCTTTGGAAACTGACTGGAGCCTCCCCTCCTCTGCCCGCTCAGGTCACCAGACTCTGAACATGCTGCATCCTGCCCAAGACTGCACCTCTGGAGGTGCAGGGCACCCTTGAGAAGCCCCTCACCCCTAGGCCGCCTCCAGGTGCTACCCAGGAGTCCCCTCCATGTACACACACGCAACTCAGGGAAGGAGGTCCTGGGACTCCAAGTTCAGCACTCCAGGTCTGGGACAGGGCCTGCATGCAGTCAGGCTGGCAGTGGCGGGGTACAGGGAGGGAACTGGTGCATATTTTAGCCTCAGGAATAAAGATTTGTCTGCTCAACTCCAGGCTCTGCTGTGGCTTGGTGGGGCCCTGGTGGTGGGTGGTCCACAGCTGTGGCTGCTGACCCTTCCTGTGCCCTGAAGGTGAGACAGGGCAGAAGGTGTAGGAAAGACTTGGGAGGTCAGGGTAGAGAGCAGGGGAGCTGTGGAGGCATCCCCTGTTAAGgtctctccccagccatgcataGCCCTCACTCCCTGTCTCCTCAGCTGTGAAACAGTTGGAACCAGAGCTGCTTCTCAGGAATAATTTGCTCTCAGGAATACCTGAGAAGGTACAGGGCAGCATGGGTGCCAATGGGCAGTCCCTGGAGGATATAGAGTGAACACCTAGGAGCAGCTGTTCCCCCACACTGCTGCTCTATGCTTAAGAATCAGCATGaccgggccgggcacggtggttcacacctgtaatcccagcactttgggaagcagaggcaggtggatcacttgacatcaggagttcgagaacatcctggccaacatggtgaaatcccgcctctactaaaaatacaaaagttagtcgggCGTGgggatgcatgcctgtaatcccagctactcgggaagctgaggcatgagaattgcttgaacttgggaggcagaggttgcagtgagcccagatcatgccactgcatgggCGACAGATCACCTGGGCATGGTAGAACACTGTCAGCCAAGGAGTGTGTGTTGATTTCTGCCATTAAATGCTGACATCTGGGCATGTGACCCAGCAGGCAGTGGGGCGTTGGGCCAGCTGACAGTGATGGCAGGGGAGGGGCCGGGTCTTAGGATCTGTCTGGGCCTCAGTGTGCTGTTCATCGGTA is a window encoding:
- the SLC26A6 gene encoding solute carrier family 26 member 6 isoform X6; the protein is MGLADASGPRDTQALLSATQAMELRRRDYHMERPLLNQEHLEELGRWGSAPRTRQWQTWLQCSRARARALLLQHLPVLVWLPRYPVRDWLVGDLLSGLSVAIMQLPQGLAYALLAGLPPVFGLYSSFYPVFIYFLFGTSRHISVATPGPLPLLTAPGRPTGGAGPDPLRLRGHLPVRASCPRLYHSCSCAGLRLTAQVCVWPPSEQPLWATVPHLLLEVCRKLPQSKVGTVVTAAVAGVVLVVVKLLNDKLQQQLPIPIPGELLTLIGATGISYGMGLKHRFEVDVVGNIPAGLVPPVAPNTQLFSKLVGSAFTIAVVGFAIAISLGKIFALRHGYRVDSNQELVALGLSNLIGGIFQCFPVSCSMSRSLVQESTGGNSQVAGAISSLFILLIIVKLGELFHDLPKAVLAAIIIVNLKGMLRQLSDVRSLWKANRADLLIWLVTFTATILLNLDLGLVVAVIFSLLLVVVRTQMPHYSVLGQVPDTDIYRDVAEYSEAKEVPGVKVFRSSATVYFANAEFYSDALKQRCGVDVDFLISQKKKLLKKREQLKLKQLQKEEKLQKQAASSKGASVSINVNTSLEDMRSNNVEDCKTMVSPGDKMEDATANGQEDSKAPDGSTLKALGLPQPDFHSLILDLGALSFVDTVCLKSLKNIFHDFREIEVEVYMAACQSPVVSQLEAGHFFDASITKKHLFASVHDAVTFALQHPRPVPDSPVSVTRL
- the SLC26A6 gene encoding solute carrier family 26 member 6 isoform X5; amino-acid sequence: MGLADASGPRDTQALLSATQAMELRRRDYHMERPLLNQEHLEELGRWGSAPRTRQWQTWLQCSRARARALLLQHLPVLVWLPRYPVRDWLVGDLLSGLSVAIMQLPQGLAYALLAGLPPVFGLYSSFYPVFIYFLFGTSRHISVATPGPLPLLTAPGRPTGGAGPDPLRLRGHLPVRASCPRLYHSCSCAGLRLTAQVCVWPPSEQPLWATVPHLLLEVCRKLPQSKVGTVVTAAVAGVVLVVVKLLNDKLQQQLPIPIPGELLTLIGATGISYGMGLKHRFEVDVVGNIPAGLVPPVAPNTQLFSKLVGSAFTIAVVGFAIAISLGKIFALRHGYRVDSNQELVALGLSNLIGGIFQCFPVSCSMSRSLVQESTGGNSQVAGAISSLFILLIIVKLGELFHDLPKAVLAAIIIVNLKGMLRQLSDVRSLWKANRADLLIWLVTFTATILLNLDLGLVVAVIFSLLLVVVRTQMPHYSVLGQVPDTDIYRDVAEYSEAKEVPGVKVFRSSATVYFANAEFYSDALKQRCGVDVDFLISQKKKLLKKREQLKLKQLQKEEKLQKQAASSKGASVSINVNTSLEDMRSNNVEDCKTMQVSPGDKMEDATANGQEDSKAPDGSTLKALGLPQPDFHSLILDLGALSFVDTVCLKSLKNIFHDFREIEVEVYMAACQSPVVSQLEAGHFFDASITKKHLFASVHDAVTFALQHPRPVPDSPVSVTRL